A DNA window from Halomicrobium mukohataei DSM 12286 contains the following coding sequences:
- the hisA gene encoding 1-(5-phosphoribosyl)-5-[(5-phosphoribosylamino)methylideneamino]imidazole-4-carboxamide isomerase, whose translation MFPEFAVIPAVDMQDGQVVQLVGGERGTGKRYGEPVAAARRWIEAGATTLHLVDLDGAFEGERANADAIDAVLDAVDADVQLGGGIRTAEDAIDLLDRGVDRVILGTAAVENPDIVAEISEEHPESVLVSLDAKDGEVVVSGWTEGTGLDPAEAASRYAELGAGGILFTDVDVEGQLEGVRTEPVRRVVDAVEIPVIASGGVATVEDVRALRDAGAAAVVVGSALYEGAFTLEEAMAAVE comes from the coding sequence ATGTTTCCGGAGTTTGCGGTGATCCCGGCGGTGGACATGCAGGACGGGCAGGTGGTCCAGCTGGTCGGTGGGGAACGCGGGACCGGCAAGCGCTACGGCGAGCCTGTCGCGGCCGCCCGACGGTGGATAGAGGCCGGTGCGACGACGCTGCACCTGGTCGACCTCGACGGTGCCTTCGAGGGTGAGCGAGCGAACGCCGACGCGATCGACGCCGTCCTCGACGCCGTCGACGCGGACGTGCAGTTGGGCGGGGGCATTCGGACGGCCGAGGACGCGATCGACCTGCTCGACCGGGGCGTCGACCGGGTCATTCTCGGCACCGCGGCCGTCGAGAACCCCGACATCGTCGCCGAGATCAGCGAGGAACATCCCGAGAGCGTCCTCGTGAGCCTCGACGCCAAGGACGGCGAAGTGGTCGTCTCGGGGTGGACCGAGGGGACCGGGCTGGACCCGGCCGAGGCCGCGAGCCGCTACGCGGAGCTCGGTGCCGGCGGGATTCTCTTCACCGACGTGGACGTCGAGGGGCAACTGGAGGGGGTCCGCACGGAGCCGGTCCGGCGCGTCGTCGACGCCGTCGAGATCCCCGTGATCGCCAGCGGCGGCGTCGCGACCGTCGAGGACGTGCGAGCGCTCCGGGACGCGGGTGCGGCCGCCGTCGTCGTCGGCAGCGCGCTCTACGAGGGCGCGTTCACGCTCGAAGAAGCGATGGCGGCGGTCGAGTGA
- a CDS encoding TrmB family transcriptional regulator translates to MGESQIRETLSAFGLSTKEVDAYLVILQRGEATTRAVSEAAGVSQSYVYEIATALAERGLVIVDESATPTKLRARPPQEAVDALTMHLSEFETAVESVYDQPAETAAGFEVVHASQTVERRLERQLARAEREVFAIVPSNAFPTVADALADARERGLTVYCLLAGESAESHVAEMDDPGRYAHVVRSWDGRPPLFVVRDALGGVLASHGMLTSRHGRGYALAFNQNEVASGFFGNYVSNVWPMGEQRFVAEPPTLPATFELFRSGVTTAALHTTAGHDVVADLDVVATTDETARQFEGVPIREVRQNLVEPVNNAFPIENSLVVETDDGLVSVGGQACGLGPYYEEYAAREVTIRDA, encoded by the coding sequence ATGGGTGAAAGCCAGATCAGGGAGACGCTGTCGGCCTTCGGACTCTCGACGAAGGAGGTCGACGCCTACCTGGTAATTCTACAGCGGGGGGAAGCGACGACCCGGGCCGTCTCGGAGGCCGCGGGCGTCTCACAGAGTTACGTCTACGAGATCGCGACCGCACTGGCCGAACGCGGACTGGTCATCGTCGACGAGAGCGCGACGCCGACGAAGCTCCGCGCCCGACCACCCCAGGAGGCCGTCGACGCGCTGACGATGCACCTCTCGGAGTTCGAGACCGCCGTCGAGAGCGTGTACGATCAGCCGGCCGAGACGGCCGCGGGGTTCGAGGTCGTCCACGCCAGCCAGACCGTCGAGCGCCGCCTCGAACGCCAACTGGCGCGTGCGGAGCGAGAGGTCTTCGCGATCGTCCCGTCGAACGCCTTTCCCACCGTCGCCGACGCGCTCGCCGACGCCCGGGAGCGGGGACTGACCGTCTACTGTCTGCTGGCCGGCGAGTCCGCGGAGTCGCACGTCGCCGAGATGGACGACCCCGGTCGGTACGCACACGTCGTCCGGAGCTGGGACGGCCGCCCGCCGCTGTTCGTCGTTCGGGACGCGCTGGGGGGCGTGCTGGCTTCGCACGGGATGCTCACCAGTCGCCACGGCCGGGGCTACGCGCTCGCGTTCAACCAGAACGAGGTCGCCTCTGGCTTTTTCGGCAACTACGTCAGCAACGTCTGGCCCATGGGCGAACAGCGCTTCGTCGCCGAACCACCGACGCTGCCGGCGACCTTCGAGCTGTTTCGCTCGGGCGTGACGACCGCGGCCCTCCACACGACGGCGGGCCACGACGTCGTCGCCGACCTCGACGTGGTCGCCACCACCGACGAGACGGCCCGCCAGTTCGAGGGCGTCCCGATCCGCGAGGTGCGCCAGAACCTCGTCGAACCGGTGAACAACGCCTTCCCCATCGAGAACTCGCTGGTCGTCGAGACCGACGACGGACTGGTCAGCGTCGGCGGCCAGGCCTGCGGTCTGGGACCGTACTACGAGGAGTACGCCGCCCGCGAAGTGACGATCAGGGACGCCTGA
- a CDS encoding MFS transporter, giving the protein MTGSNRRLWTAALFATMALTGAILMIRGPVIPELRTAFDAPAWQVGLISTAGTAGYLVVVSIVGFGAGHLKPHRLIVGGLLGSALSLLAMGAAPLLAVFLVGTLVRGTMNGVLRGLNRPILSHFYPESRGRMYSYYDMTWAAGAMVGPIGVVAVLAVADWRLAYYGLAVGMALLAVVVWRLDAPAVTGTEEPFDRRELLALLRRPEIAAMIVVMFLGTGVEGGLFLWLPTYVDSVVPTGVAGLGLSAAALSSLSLSVMIAGYVPGRLLYGRLSERVGYLKILIGILALLVPTFYATFVLATGLWLLPGVVVIGALISGIFPMLVSYATDAVPRHSGPVTAVAAISSSLGVGIAPAVMGWVISGSDPGAAMRLLLVPLVAALAVVLLARVAEQRRERAGLSVAD; this is encoded by the coding sequence GTGACCGGGTCGAACCGCCGGCTCTGGACGGCGGCCCTGTTCGCGACGATGGCGCTGACCGGCGCGATCTTGATGATCCGTGGGCCGGTGATCCCGGAGTTGCGAACCGCCTTCGACGCGCCCGCGTGGCAGGTCGGTCTGATCAGTACCGCCGGCACCGCCGGCTACCTGGTCGTCGTCTCGATCGTCGGCTTCGGGGCCGGCCACCTGAAGCCCCACCGGTTGATCGTGGGCGGGCTGCTGGGCAGCGCGCTCTCGCTACTGGCGATGGGTGCGGCCCCGCTGCTGGCGGTGTTTCTCGTCGGCACGCTCGTGCGCGGAACGATGAACGGTGTGCTCAGAGGACTGAATCGGCCGATACTCAGCCACTTCTACCCGGAGAGCCGCGGCCGGATGTACAGCTACTACGACATGACCTGGGCCGCCGGTGCGATGGTCGGACCGATCGGCGTCGTCGCCGTCCTCGCAGTGGCCGACTGGCGGCTGGCCTACTACGGGCTGGCCGTCGGGATGGCACTGCTCGCCGTCGTCGTCTGGCGGCTCGACGCTCCCGCGGTGACGGGAACCGAGGAGCCGTTCGACCGTCGGGAACTGCTGGCGCTGCTTCGCAGGCCCGAGATCGCCGCGATGATCGTGGTGATGTTTCTGGGGACCGGCGTCGAGGGCGGACTCTTCCTCTGGTTGCCGACCTACGTGGACAGCGTCGTGCCGACCGGCGTCGCCGGCCTCGGCCTCTCGGCGGCGGCGCTGTCGTCGCTGTCGCTGTCGGTGATGATCGCCGGCTACGTCCCCGGTCGCCTCCTCTATGGCCGCCTCTCGGAGCGAGTGGGCTACCTCAAGATCCTCATCGGGATCCTCGCGCTCCTGGTCCCGACGTTCTACGCGACGTTCGTCCTCGCGACGGGACTGTGGCTCCTCCCCGGCGTCGTCGTCATCGGCGCGCTCATCTCCGGCATCTTCCCGATGCTCGTCTCCTACGCCACCGACGCCGTCCCCCGCCACAGCGGCCCCGTGACCGCCGTCGCCGCCATCTCCTCGTCGCTGGGCGTCGGCATCGCGCCCGCCGTGATGGGGTGGGTCATCAGCGGCTCGGACCCCGGCGCGGCAATGCGACTCCTGCTCGTGCCCCTCGTGGCCGCCCTCGCCGTGGTACTCCTCGCGCGAGTGGCCGAGCAACGGCGCGAACGGGCGGGCCTCTCCGTGGCCGACTGA
- the hisB gene encoding imidazoleglycerol-phosphate dehydratase HisB translates to MTDRTAAVTRETAETDIEVTLDVDGDGESTVDTGVGFFDHMLDSFATHGLFDLTVHCDGDLEIDDHHTVEDVAITLGEALAEALGEKRGIRRFADRRVPLDEAVAGVVVDVSGRPYFAFDGEFSQGRVGGLTSHMAKHFCRSLATNAGLTLHVEVDGENAHHEIEALFKGLARALDDATRIDERRSDVASTKGEL, encoded by the coding sequence ATGACCGACCGCACCGCGGCCGTCACCCGCGAGACGGCAGAGACCGACATCGAGGTGACGCTGGACGTCGACGGCGACGGCGAGTCGACGGTCGACACCGGCGTCGGCTTCTTCGATCACATGCTGGACTCGTTTGCGACCCACGGCCTGTTCGACCTGACCGTCCACTGTGACGGCGACTTAGAGATCGACGACCACCACACCGTCGAGGACGTGGCGATCACGCTGGGCGAGGCCCTCGCGGAAGCGCTGGGCGAGAAACGCGGCATCCGGCGCTTCGCCGACCGCCGGGTCCCGCTGGACGAGGCCGTCGCCGGGGTCGTCGTCGACGTGTCCGGTCGGCCCTACTTCGCGTTCGACGGCGAGTTCTCGCAGGGACGGGTCGGCGGGCTGACCAGCCACATGGCCAAGCACTTCTGTCGGTCGCTCGCGACCAACGCCGGGCTGACGCTGCACGTCGAGGTCGACGGCGAGAACGCCCACCACGAGATCGAGGCGCTGTTCAAGGGACTGGCGCGGGCGCTGGACGACGCCACCCGGATCGACGAGCGCCGGTCGGACGTGGCGAGCACGAAAGGCGAGCTATGA
- a CDS encoding amino acid-binding protein codes for MSSDTGGATFDTIMEKFSDSPGQQQVIRLLLERGFSVNDDGRVVSGGIEIPNTEVAREVDVDRRVVNATTSAILEDEQLTRIFQNISAIPSLMDLAPVLDLTVLTVAVSNAEESGIVAAVTDAIADHDITIRQVISEDPEFTDDPRLYVITDEAFPGELITDIKALPFVHRIELQ; via the coding sequence ATGAGCAGCGACACCGGTGGAGCGACGTTCGACACGATCATGGAGAAGTTCTCCGACTCGCCCGGCCAACAGCAGGTGATCCGCCTGCTGCTCGAACGGGGCTTCTCCGTCAACGACGACGGTCGAGTCGTCTCCGGCGGCATCGAGATTCCGAACACGGAGGTCGCCCGCGAGGTCGACGTGGACCGCCGTGTCGTCAACGCCACGACGAGCGCGATCCTCGAAGACGAACAGCTCACGCGCATCTTCCAGAACATCTCGGCGATCCCGAGCCTGATGGACCTGGCTCCGGTGCTGGATCTGACCGTGCTGACCGTCGCCGTCAGCAACGCCGAGGAGAGCGGCATCGTCGCGGCCGTCACCGACGCCATCGCGGACCACGACATCACGATCCGGCAGGTGATCTCCGAAGATCCGGAGTTCACCGACGACCCGCGCCTCTATGTCATCACCGACGAGGCCTTCCCCGGCGAGTTGATCACCGACATCAAGGCGCTGCCGTTCGTCCACCGGATCGAGTTGCAGTAG
- a CDS encoding YihY/virulence factor BrkB family protein encodes MSRYRNVGRFLRAVYTEVRAERITFMAGSIAYHAFISLLPFLLVLLLLVTEFGDPETASRLVAAIGTYFSPNESGLLTNVVEGARSETSLSILGVLTLLWGALKIFRSLDTAFSDIYETGDENTLGDTFADAIVVLVALVVGLLIVGLASTQLSFGDGPVGTLLSKVVAVAALTLVFLPVFYVFPDTDVTVREVVPGTVVAAGGWTALESLFRYYVAFTGTSETFGVVGTILLIVTWLYFNGLVLLVAAATNAVLAGRSEDVAAIGWGEEELVETVEFAEPLEEICGALDAGEPVTVQTGETSVTLPPADERDCSVEQIDRPDLLGGDEARGRLVLRWEGER; translated from the coding sequence ATGAGTCGCTATCGCAACGTGGGGCGGTTCCTGCGTGCGGTCTACACGGAAGTCCGCGCCGAACGGATCACGTTCATGGCCGGGAGTATCGCCTACCACGCGTTCATCTCGCTGCTGCCGTTCTTGCTCGTCCTGTTACTGCTCGTCACGGAGTTCGGCGATCCAGAGACCGCGAGCCGACTGGTCGCGGCCATCGGGACGTACTTCTCACCGAACGAGAGCGGGCTCCTGACCAACGTCGTCGAAGGGGCGCGCAGCGAGACCAGCCTGTCGATCCTCGGCGTGCTGACGCTACTCTGGGGCGCGCTCAAGATCTTCCGCAGTCTCGACACCGCGTTCTCGGACATCTACGAGACCGGCGACGAGAACACGCTGGGGGACACCTTCGCCGACGCGATCGTGGTCCTTGTGGCGCTCGTGGTCGGCCTGCTGATCGTCGGACTGGCGAGTACGCAACTCTCGTTCGGCGACGGCCCGGTCGGGACCCTGCTGTCGAAAGTCGTCGCCGTCGCGGCGCTGACACTGGTATTTCTTCCCGTGTTCTACGTCTTTCCCGACACCGACGTGACCGTTCGCGAGGTCGTCCCCGGCACCGTCGTCGCCGCCGGGGGCTGGACCGCCCTCGAATCGCTGTTTCGCTACTACGTCGCCTTCACCGGCACCTCCGAGACCTTCGGCGTCGTCGGGACGATCCTCCTGATCGTCACGTGGCTCTACTTCAACGGCCTCGTCCTGCTGGTCGCGGCGGCGACGAACGCGGTCCTGGCCGGCCGTTCCGAGGACGTGGCCGCCATCGGCTGGGGCGAGGAAGAACTGGTCGAGACTGTCGAATTTGCCGAGCCCCTCGAAGAGATCTGTGGGGCCTTGGACGCCGGGGAGCCGGTGACCGTCCAGACCGGCGAGACCAGCGTGACCCTCCCGCCGGCGGACGAGCGCGACTGCAGCGTCGAACAGATCGACCGCCCGGACCTGCTGGGCGGCGACGAGGCACGGGGCCGGCTCGTTCTGCGCTGGGAAGGCGAGCGGTGA
- a CDS encoding SDR family NAD(P)-dependent oxidoreductase: MTSTIVLTGGTSGIGREAAIRLAEGGAEVAVVGRDADRGRELADTESAGEIRFYEADLGTQAAVRSLAAALRSQYDSIDVLAHNAGTCSPTRTETADGVELTLAVNHAAPYLLTHELIGRLRANTSSRIVLTMSHLHRLGELAFDDLQMRSAYDWVDAYARAELANVVFIAELAERLDPSDVTANCFHPGFVPGTNIVRNVPWWRKVLARVADILPFWGVDVGTAANRLVSLATDPSFETRSGRYYRDDAPAELPPEAQDPAVRQRVWETTASVVGVDAEWP, translated from the coding sequence ATGACATCGACGATCGTCCTCACTGGTGGCACCAGCGGTATCGGCCGGGAGGCTGCGATCCGGTTAGCCGAGGGTGGCGCAGAGGTAGCCGTAGTGGGCCGTGATGCGGACCGCGGTCGCGAACTCGCCGACACCGAGTCTGCGGGCGAGATACGATTCTACGAGGCTGATCTCGGCACGCAGGCAGCTGTTCGTTCCTTAGCAGCTGCGTTGCGCAGTCAGTACGACAGTATCGATGTGCTCGCGCACAACGCCGGGACCTGTTCACCGACCCGCACTGAGACTGCTGACGGCGTCGAGTTGACGCTGGCTGTCAACCACGCCGCCCCGTATCTGCTAACCCACGAGTTGATCGGTCGACTCAGAGCGAACACTTCGAGCCGCATCGTCTTGACGATGTCTCATCTCCATCGCCTCGGCGAACTGGCGTTCGACGACCTACAGATGCGGTCTGCATACGACTGGGTCGACGCCTACGCTCGCGCCGAACTGGCGAACGTGGTCTTCATCGCGGAACTGGCCGAGCGACTCGACCCCAGCGACGTCACAGCGAACTGTTTTCATCCCGGCTTCGTCCCCGGGACCAACATCGTCCGGAACGTACCGTGGTGGCGGAAAGTGCTCGCTCGCGTCGCGGATATCCTACCCTTCTGGGGGGTCGACGTGGGAACCGCCGCGAACCGACTTGTCTCGCTGGCCACCGATCCGAGCTTCGAGACTCGGTCTGGCCGTTATTACCGAGATGACGCCCCAGCCGAGCTCCCGCCGGAGGCGCAGGATCCGGCTGTCCGCCAGCGGGTCTGGGAGACGACCGCATCGGTAGTCGGTGTCGATGCGGAGTGGCCATGA
- a CDS encoding ABC transporter permease yields the protein MGGWASYANLIRVVAKRELLVYLRYPVDTGGLLLAYALIFGVIFLGGRALVGDGFDKSLDSIVVGFFLWTLSTIAFIDVGKAIWKESEWGTMERHFLTPLGFNVVLLTKALATLVFAGLVSTLMLLGMLVITGQQLQVDLLTIVPIVLLSVSSVFGIGFAVGGISVLYKKVDSWLALCNFALAGLVAVPTTGVDLLRLLPLAQGSAMLQAAMTDGYRLWDFDPVSLLLLLGTGLFYLVAGYAVFVWCQRRARRLAVLGDY from the coding sequence GTGGGCGGCTGGGCGTCGTACGCCAACCTGATCCGCGTTGTTGCAAAGCGGGAACTTCTCGTCTATCTCAGATATCCGGTCGATACGGGCGGATTGTTACTCGCCTATGCCCTCATTTTCGGGGTGATCTTCCTCGGTGGCCGTGCCCTCGTCGGAGATGGGTTCGACAAGTCGCTTGACAGTATCGTTGTCGGATTTTTCCTCTGGACGCTTTCGACGATCGCGTTCATCGACGTGGGGAAAGCGATCTGGAAGGAATCCGAGTGGGGGACGATGGAGCGACACTTCCTCACGCCGCTGGGATTCAACGTCGTACTCCTGACGAAGGCACTCGCTACGCTCGTCTTCGCCGGGCTCGTTTCGACGTTGATGCTCCTGGGGATGCTCGTGATCACGGGCCAACAGCTCCAGGTGGATCTCCTCACGATCGTGCCGATCGTGCTACTGTCTGTCAGTTCGGTGTTCGGTATCGGCTTCGCGGTCGGTGGCATATCGGTCCTCTACAAGAAAGTCGACAGTTGGCTCGCCCTCTGTAATTTCGCGTTGGCTGGCCTCGTCGCTGTGCCCACGACTGGCGTCGACCTACTCCGACTGCTTCCGCTGGCTCAGGGCAGCGCCATGCTGCAAGCGGCTATGACCGATGGCTATCGCCTCTGGGACTTCGATCCCGTCTCGCTGCTGCTCTTGCTGGGGACCGGGCTGTTCTACCTTGTTGCGGGCTATGCCGTGTTCGTCTGGTGTCAGCGCCGGGCACGACGGCTCGCCGTCCTTGGCGACTACTGA
- a CDS encoding IS1595 family transposase, translated as MFPISRFVSESAAADLLEQVRWRDGVECPRCRSDLTVRNGSYRVYQRYLCKNCGRTFNDKTDTIFAHSKLKLKEWYFTIYVFLRFNTSIRQIEAELDCSYRTVRRHVEQFARTLDAPSITLSGPVEIDEVYVSAGLKGRERDQESRSRGLSTRGRGSYDGDKPPVFTLVDRGSDERYVVPAKSADESTVRLLLADHEEESLTVYTDGFRAYDPLEDDDSFTRKYVVHSDGEYADGEVHVNGCESHASLTRRWLSPHRGVSKDKLTPYLRAFELRRELYRKPGDEALKHALNAAL; from the coding sequence ATGTTCCCAATAAGCCGGTTCGTGTCGGAATCGGCTGCAGCGGACCTGCTGGAACAGGTTCGCTGGCGTGATGGCGTCGAGTGCCCCCGCTGCCGTTCTGACCTGACGGTCAGAAACGGCAGCTACCGGGTGTATCAACGGTATCTGTGTAAGAATTGCGGTCGCACGTTCAACGACAAGACCGACACGATCTTCGCTCACTCGAAGCTGAAGCTCAAAGAATGGTACTTCACGATCTACGTGTTCTTACGGTTCAACACGAGTATTCGGCAAATCGAGGCAGAGCTTGATTGTTCCTACCGGACGGTGAGACGGCACGTCGAGCAGTTCGCCAGAACTCTCGACGCGCCTTCGATTACGCTGTCTGGACCGGTCGAAATCGACGAAGTGTACGTCTCTGCTGGTCTCAAAGGCCGCGAGCGTGACCAGGAGTCGCGCTCGCGTGGCCTGTCCACGCGTGGACGGGGATCGTACGACGGCGACAAACCGCCGGTGTTCACGCTCGTCGATCGTGGTTCGGACGAGCGGTACGTCGTGCCAGCGAAATCCGCTGACGAATCGACCGTTCGACTCCTGCTTGCTGACCACGAAGAGGAGTCACTGACCGTCTATACGGACGGATTTCGGGCCTACGACCCACTAGAAGACGACGACTCATTCACCCGCAAATACGTCGTCCACAGCGACGGTGAATACGCTGATGGCGAAGTACACGTCAACGGCTGCGAGAGCCACGCGTCGCTGACGCGACGGTGGCTCTCGCCCCATCGAGGCGTCTCGAAAGACAAGCTAACGCCGTATCTCAGAGCCTTCGAACTCCGCCGTGAACTCTACAGAAAACCAGGTGACGAAGCACTCAAACATGCTCTCAACGCCGCACTCTGA
- a CDS encoding 2Fe-2S iron-sulfur cluster-binding protein → MTTATITVETPDGAVREIDCEAGRVLRDVLVEHDLSPHSRLAVANCGGRGLCATCGVRLETPPEADHWHDRLADRFGYPRLSCQIEVVDGMAVRIPEKRVWGRRE, encoded by the coding sequence ATGACGACGGCGACCATCACCGTCGAGACGCCCGACGGCGCGGTCCGAGAGATCGACTGCGAGGCCGGGCGCGTGCTGCGGGACGTGCTGGTGGAACACGACCTGTCGCCCCACAGCCGCCTGGCCGTCGCCAACTGCGGCGGGCGCGGACTGTGTGCGACCTGTGGCGTTCGACTCGAAACGCCTCCCGAGGCCGACCACTGGCACGATCGGCTGGCCGACCGTTTCGGCTACCCGCGACTGTCCTGCCAGATCGAGGTCGTCGACGGAATGGCGGTCCGGATTCCCGAGAAGCGCGTCTGGGGCCGGCGAGAGTGA
- a CDS encoding IMPACT family protein — MTDEAYDTVAGRGEAAFEVQGSEFIGRVCPAHTVDEAEAFVDAVSGEYADATHNVPAYRVRADPLREYSSDDGEPSGSAGKPALNVLQQREIENVAAVVTRYYGGTNLGVGGLARAYSRAVKDAVDDAGITTERPHERLTVTVDYDDSGTVRGIVESTGVEFDASYEATVTFDLRVPVAEADTLRERIASATSGRARIGSSDD, encoded by the coding sequence GTGACCGACGAGGCGTACGACACCGTCGCGGGCCGGGGGGAGGCGGCCTTCGAGGTGCAGGGCTCCGAGTTTATCGGCCGGGTGTGTCCGGCCCACACCGTCGACGAGGCGGAGGCGTTCGTCGACGCCGTGAGCGGAGAGTACGCCGACGCGACCCACAACGTCCCGGCCTACCGGGTGCGGGCCGACCCCTTGCGCGAGTATTCGAGCGACGACGGCGAGCCGTCCGGCAGCGCCGGCAAGCCCGCGCTCAACGTCCTCCAGCAACGCGAAATCGAGAACGTCGCCGCCGTCGTCACCCGCTACTACGGCGGCACGAACCTCGGCGTGGGCGGCCTCGCCAGAGCGTACTCGCGGGCCGTCAAGGACGCTGTCGACGACGCCGGCATCACGACCGAGCGACCCCACGAGCGGCTGACGGTCACGGTTGACTACGACGACTCGGGAACGGTGCGTGGCATCGTCGAGAGCACCGGCGTCGAGTTCGACGCGAGCTACGAGGCGACGGTGACGTTCGATCTGCGGGTGCCGGTCGCGGAGGCCGACACCCTCCGTGAGCGCATCGCCAGCGCGACCAGCGGTCGGGCACGGATCGGTTCGTCAGACGACTAG
- the upp gene encoding uracil phosphoribosyltransferase, with the protein MAIEDRGEAKVITHALARDELSRLRDVETEQVEFRKGLVRLGRICGYEIIDGRMETEYVAIQTPLTDTMGERVKGLGDVVIVNVLRAATPFVEGLLKAFPRARQGVISASRDESAGMADDGSFPISIDYVKLPEIRATDTVIVADPMLATGSTMAAVLEAIRSQGTDPEQLLVLSAVAAPPGLVRLNEADPGAELLTVAIDDELDDDGYIVPGLGDAGDRAFRTD; encoded by the coding sequence ATGGCTATCGAGGATCGTGGCGAGGCGAAGGTGATCACCCACGCACTGGCACGAGACGAACTGTCGCGGCTCCGTGACGTCGAGACCGAACAGGTCGAGTTCCGGAAGGGGCTGGTCCGCCTCGGTCGAATCTGTGGCTACGAGATCATCGACGGCCGCATGGAGACCGAGTACGTCGCCATCCAGACACCCCTGACGGATACGATGGGCGAGCGCGTCAAGGGGCTCGGCGACGTGGTGATCGTCAACGTTCTGCGGGCGGCCACGCCGTTCGTCGAGGGACTGCTCAAGGCCTTTCCGCGGGCCCGGCAGGGGGTCATCTCGGCCAGCCGGGACGAGAGCGCCGGGATGGCAGACGACGGCTCGTTCCCTATCTCGATCGACTACGTGAAGCTACCGGAGATCCGCGCGACCGACACCGTCATCGTCGCCGACCCGATGCTCGCGACGGGCTCGACCATGGCCGCGGTCCTCGAAGCGATCCGCTCGCAGGGGACCGACCCCGAGCAGCTCCTCGTGCTCTCTGCGGTGGCCGCGCCGCCGGGGCTGGTCCGTCTGAACGAGGCCGACCCCGGCGCGGAACTGCTGACGGTCGCGATCGACGACGAACTCGACGACGACGGCTACATCGTCCCCGGCCTGGGCGACGCCGGCGACAGGGCGTTCCGAACTGATTAA